One region of Culex pipiens pallens isolate TS chromosome 2, TS_CPP_V2, whole genome shotgun sequence genomic DNA includes:
- the LOC120432435 gene encoding spermatogenesis-associated protein 20: MFCGAAAKLNSLAGVLRLRSGPVDNVNKFSEWKSARSSNSGSNATGAGGGKRKKGIFQHQQRSSSANCCHQLRWFDQYLPLQQKQRQLGQRVIVSHGEQVCSISTHSTMATGNDGAGPSGTSTPPKHTNRLINEKSPYLLQHAHNPVDWYPWGEEAIARARAENKLIFLSVGYSTCHWCHVMEKESFESEEVAEIMNENFVNVKVDREERPDIDKLYMTFILLINGSGGWPMSVWLTPDLAPITGGTYFPPKDRWGMPGFTTILLKLKIKWATDGEDLKETGRSIIQAIQKNVEEKHKEEPELPLTVEEKFRQAIMIYRRNFDPVWGGSMGAPKFPEVSKLNLIFHLHLLDPASKLLGVVLNTLDKMAAGGIHDHVFGGFARYSVDKKWHVPHFEKMLYDQGQLLMAYANGYKATRKPLYLEVADSIFKYICKDLRHPAGGFYSGEDADSLPAWDSKDKIEGAFYAWTFSEIKDLFNANLEKFGDLGKLDPVEVFTEHYDVQPTGNVEPSSDPHGHLLGKNILIVYGSLRETALKLDTSEEVVTKILKVGNELLHEVRDKRPRPHLDTKIICAWNGLILSGLAELSRVKDAPNRAEYLEVAAKLVAFIRENLFDAKAGKLLRSCYGDDSDKAKSLEVPIYGFIDDYAFLIKGLIDYYRASLDTSALRWARELQEIQDRLFWDDTSGAYFYSEANSANVVVRLKEDHDGAEPCGNSVAAHNLLLLGDYFAEGAFHERARKLLDYFSNVAPFGYVLPKMMSAALMEEHGRDMFIVIGPEGDQTNALVDAVRNFYNPGLVVVHLDPTKPSEHLAGKKLDNFKMIQDAPTAYICHDKVCQLPLTDPDRLAEEIKPKHLFDYTEYEN, encoded by the exons ATGTTTTGCGGTGCGGCAGCCAAGCTCAACTCTTTGGCAGGTGTTTTGCGACTTAGAAGCGGCCCCGTTGACAACGTCAACAAGTTTTCCGAGTGGAAAAGTGCTCGTTCCAGTAACAGTGGTAGTAACGCAACAGGAGCTGGCGGAGGAAAGCGGAAAAAGGGAATTTTCCAGCATCAGCAGCGGTCGTCGTCAGCTAATTGTTGTCATCAGTTGCGGTGGTTCGATCAATATTTGCCACTGCAGCAGAAGCAGCGACAACTGGGACAAAGAGTGATAGTCAGTCACGGCGAACAAGTTTG TTCCATCTCCACCCACTCAACCATGGCCACCGGCAACGACGGCGCGGGACCATCCGGAACGAGCACGCCCCCCAAACACACGAACCGGCTGATCAACGAAAAGTCGCCGTACCTGTTGCAGCACGCCCACAACCCCGTCGATTGGTACCCGTGGGGCGAGGAGGCCATCGCTCGGGCACGGGCTGAAAACAAGTTGATATTTCTGTCGGTGGGTTACAGTACGTGCCACTGGTGCCACGTGATGGAGAAGGAGTCGTTTGAGAGTGAGGAGGTGGCGGAGATTATGAACGAGAACTTTGTGAACGTGAAGGTCGATCGGGAGGAACGGCCGGACATTGACAAGCTGTACATGACGTTTATATTGTTGATAAATGGGTCCGGGGGTTGGCCGATGTCGGTTTGGTTGACGCCGGATTTGGCGCCGATTACCGGGGGGACGTACTTTCCGCCGAAGGATCGCTGGGGGATGCCGGGTTTTACGACGATTTTGCTAAAGTTGAAGATCAAGTGGGCGACGGATGGGGAGGATTTGAAGGAGACGGGGCGGTCGATCATTCAGGCGATTCAGAAGAATGTGGAGGAGAAGCATAAGGAGGAGCCGGAGCTGCCGTTGACGGTGGAGGAGAAGTTCCGGCAGGCGATCATGATTTATAGGCGGAACTTTGATCCGGTTTGGGGTGGATCGATGGGAGCGCCAAAGTTCCCGGAGGTGTCCAAGTTGAATTTGATATTTCACTTGCACTTGCTGGATCCGGCTAGCAAGCTGTTGGGGGTGGTGCTGAACACGCTGGACAAGATGGCTGCTGGAGGTATTCACGATCATGTGTTTGGAGGGTTTGCGAGGTATTCGGTTGATAAGAAGTGGCACGTGCCTCACTTTGAGAAGATGCTGTACGATCAGGGCCAGCTGTTGATGGCGTACGCGAACGGGTACAAAGCGACGAGGAAGCCGTTGTATTTGGAGGTTGCGGACTCGATCTTCAAGTACATCTGCAAGGATCTGCGACACCCTGCGGGAGGGTTTTATAGCGGGGAAGATGCGGATTCGTTGCCAGCTTGGGACAGCAAGGATAAGATTGAGGGAGCGTTCTACGCGTGGACTTTTTCGGAGATCAAGGACTTGTTTAATGCtaatttggaaaagtttggtgACCTTGGTAAGCTCGACCCGGTTGAGGTGTTCACCGAACACTACGACGTCCAACCGACGGGCAACGTAGAACCTAGCAGCGATCCCCACGGGCATCTGCTCGGGAAGAACATCCTGATCGTTTATGGTTCGCTTCGCGAAACTGCGTTGAAGCTCGATACCAGCGAAGAGGTGGTAACGAAGATCCTGAAGGTCGGAAACGAGCTTCTGCACGAAGTTCGGGACAAACGTCCGCGACCTCACCTGGACACGAAGATCATTTGCGCGTGGAACGGGCTGATCCTGTCCGGGTTGGCCGAGCTGTCCCGCGTGAAGGACGCTCCCAACAGGGCAGAGTATCTGGAGGTCGCCGCCAAGCTGGTTGCCTTCATCCGGGAGAACCTGTTTGATGCTAAGGCGGGCAAGCTGCTGCGCTCCTGCTACGGCGACGACAGCGACAAGGCCAAGTCTTT GGAAGTCCCGATCTACGGCTTCATCGACGACTACGCCTTTCTTATCAAGGGCCTGATCGACTACTACCGGGCCTCGCTGGACACAAGTGCACTTAGGTGGGCCCGCGAGCTGCAGGAGATCCAGGACCGACTGTTCTGGGACGACACCAGCGGGGCCTACTTCTACTCGGAGGCCAACTCGGCGAATGTGGTGGTGCGGCTCAAGGAGG ATCACGACGGAGCCGAACCTTGCGGAAACAGCGTCGCGGCGCacaacctgctgctgctgggcgaTTACTTCGCCGAGGGGGCGTTCCACGAAAGGGCACGGAAGCTGCTGGACTACTTCTCGAACGTGGCTCCGTTTGGGTACGTTCTGCCCAAGATGATGTCCGCCGCGCTGATGGAGGAGCACGGTCGAGATATGTTTATTGTAATTG GCCCAGAAGGAGACCAAACCAACGCCCTGGTGGACGCCGTACGGAACTTCTACAACCCAGGACTCGTCGTCGTCCATCTAGACCCGACCAAACCAAGCGAACACCTGGCCGGCAAGAAGCTGGACAACTTCAAGATGATCCAGGACGCCCCCACGGCGTACATCTGCCACGACAAGGTTTGCCAGCTCCCCCTCACAGATCCGGACCGGCTCGCGGAAGAAATCAAGCCGAAGCACCTCTTCGACTACACCGAGTACGAGAACTGA
- the LOC120432441 gene encoding uncharacterized protein LOC120432441, which yields MKVAICLLALVAVAVAAPQERDGAALTNEAIRQAQSQQLIPRDATIQGVQEGIQVAAIESIPGDQRVDLFQLLGDQVPREVITNLQSQVDQVGHN from the coding sequence ATGAAAGTAGCCATCTGTTTGCTCGCCCTCGTTGCGGTGGCCGTGGCCGCCCCCCAGGAACGGGACGGTGCCGCCCTCACGAACGAGGCCATCCGACAGGCCCAGTCGCAGCAGCTGATCCCGCGCGACGCCACCATCCAGGGCGTCCAGGAGGGCATCCAGGTGGCGGCCATCGAGTCCATCCCCGGCGATCAGCGCGTCGACCTGTTCCAGCTGCTCGGCGACCAGGTCCCGCGGGAGGTCATCACGAACCTGCAGTCCCAGGTCGACCAGGTTGGACACAACTAA
- the LOC120432452 gene encoding uncharacterized protein LOC120432452, with amino-acid sequence MFYRLRFLRRQSRKMKILFCLFALFAAVLARPQGNLPFYEEGVQIGSRIAFLAPYETVVDSGVIPLVNKLENIDFAQNVDLQRFLVGLDGQVASGVQRSVDEALA; translated from the exons ATGTTCTATCGTTTAAGATTCCTTAGAAGACAGAG TCGCAAAATGAAGATCCTGTTCTGTCTGTTTGCGTTGTTCGCTGCCGTGCTGGCAAGGCCCCAGGGAAATCTGCCCTTCTACGAGGAGGGAGTCCAGATTGGTAGCCGTATCGCGTTCCTGGCCCCGTACGAAACCGTCGTCGATTCCGGCGTCATCCCGCTAGTCAACAAGCTCGAGAACATCGACTTTGCCCAAAACGTCGACCTGCAGCGATTCCTCGTCGGTCTGGACGGACAAGTTGCGTCCGGCGTTCAGCGCTCGGTCGACGAGGCCCTGGCCTAA